In one window of Camelina sativa cultivar DH55 chromosome 15, Cs, whole genome shotgun sequence DNA:
- the LOC104747499 gene encoding uncharacterized protein LOC104747499 isoform X2, producing MENEIGGLRHMLTTVFLSGFAGFMVVPVITDVTVAAVCSGPGDSCSLAVYLTGFQQVAIGMGTMIMMPVIGNLSDRYGIKTILTLPMCLSIIPPVILAFRRDTKFFYVFYISKILTAMVCEGTVDCLAYAYVAENIHGSRRISAFGILAGIKTISGLFGTLVARFLSIALVFQVSAISFLVGLVYMRVFLKERLNVEEDNDHNHGTHDQDVGRLTEPILSNTPIKTRVFHKKYSSLKDMISLMKTSTIFVQALVVTFFSSFSDSGMESAFLYFLKARFGFDKKQFADLLLLVTIVGSISQLFVLPRFASAIGERKLLSTGLFMEFINMAIVSISWAPWVCGIASRQVGPGEQGKVQGCISGVRSFGKVCGPFVFSPLTALFLSENAPFYFPGFSLLCVSLSSLVGFFQSLLIEDVPIPPLSKAINKTSGDEV from the exons ATGGAGAACGAAATTGGAGGGCTGAGACACATGTTGACGACGGTCTTCCTTTCTGGCTTCGCCGGATTCATGGTAGTACCTGTCATTACCGACGTCACCGTTGCTGCCGTGTGCTCCGGTCCAGGCGACTCATGTTCTCTGGCCGTTTACCTCACTGGTTTCCAACAAGTG GCAATAGGGATGGGGACGATGATAATGATGCCGGTAATTGGGAATCTATCAGACAGATATGGGATTAAAACAATCCTTACACTTCCTATGTGTCTCTCCATTATTCCTCCTG TAATTTTAGCGTTCAGAAGGGATACAAAATTCTTCTATGTGTTTTATATAAGCAAGATTCTGACCGCTATGGTATGCGAAGGAACTGTCGACTGCCTCGCTTATGCTTATGTG GCAGAAAATATTCACGGCAGTAGAAGAATATCAGCATTTGGTATTTTAGCTGGTATCAAAACAATCTCAGGACTTTTCGGAACATTAGTTGCTCGTTTTCTATCCATAGCTTTGGTTTTTCAG GTTTCTGCTATATCATTTCTCGTTGGTCTGGTGTACATGAGAGTTTTCCTAAAGGAAAGGCTCAACgttgaagaagataatgatCATAATCATGGTACGCATGATCAAGATGTCGGAAGGTTAACAGAGCCGATTCTGAGCAACACACCCATTAAAACACGTGTCTTTCACAAGAAGTATTCTTCATTGAAAGATATGATCAGCTTGATGAAGACTAG CACCATATTCGTACAAGCATTGGTTGTTACATTCTTCAGCAGTTTCTCAGATAGTGGAATGGAGTCTGCTTTCTTG TACTTTTTGAAAGCACGTTTTGGATTTGACAAGAAACAGTTTGCTGATCTCTTGTTGTTGGTTACTATCGTTGGATCTATCTCTCAA CTCTTTGTACTACCAAGATTTGCATCTGCCATTGGAGAACGCAAGCTTTTATCAACAGGACTTTTTATGGAATTCATAAAC ATGGCCATTGTCAGCATTTCTTGGGCACCATGG GTTTGTGGTATTGCCTCAAGACAGGTCGGACCTGGCGAGCAG GGAAAGGTGCAAGGATGCATATCTGGAGTGAGGTCGTTTGGCAAAGTCTGTGGGCCATTTGTATTCAGTCCATTGACAG CATTGTTTCTTTCGGAAAATGCACCGTTCTATTTCCCTGGATTCAGCCTTCTTTGCGTCTCCTTGTCCTCG TTGGTCGGGTTCTTTCAAAGTCTATTGATTGAAGATGTTCCTATTCCACCATTGAGCAAAGCAATCAACAAGACCTCAGGGGACGAAGTGTGA
- the LOC104747499 gene encoding uncharacterized protein LOC104747499 isoform X4 — MSDHVILAFRRDTKFFYVFYISKILTAMVCEGTVDCLAYAYVAENIHGSRRISAFGILAGIKTISGLFGTLVARFLSIALVFQVSAISFLVGLVYMRVFLKERLNVEEDNDHNHGTHDQDVGRLTEPILSNTPIKTRVFHKKYSSLKDMISLMKTSTIFVQALVVTFFSSFSDSGMESAFLYFLKARFGFDKKQFADLLLLVTIVGSISQLFVLPRFASAIGERKLLSTGLFMEFINMAIVSISWAPWVPYLTTIFVPGALFVMPSVCGIASRQVGPGEQGKVQGCISGVRSFGKVCGPFVFSPLTALFLSENAPFYFPGFSLLCVSLSSLVGFFQSLLIEDVPIPPLSKAINKTSGDEV, encoded by the exons ATGTCGGATCATG TAATTTTAGCGTTCAGAAGGGATACAAAATTCTTCTATGTGTTTTATATAAGCAAGATTCTGACCGCTATGGTATGCGAAGGAACTGTCGACTGCCTCGCTTATGCTTATGTG GCAGAAAATATTCACGGCAGTAGAAGAATATCAGCATTTGGTATTTTAGCTGGTATCAAAACAATCTCAGGACTTTTCGGAACATTAGTTGCTCGTTTTCTATCCATAGCTTTGGTTTTTCAG GTTTCTGCTATATCATTTCTCGTTGGTCTGGTGTACATGAGAGTTTTCCTAAAGGAAAGGCTCAACgttgaagaagataatgatCATAATCATGGTACGCATGATCAAGATGTCGGAAGGTTAACAGAGCCGATTCTGAGCAACACACCCATTAAAACACGTGTCTTTCACAAGAAGTATTCTTCATTGAAAGATATGATCAGCTTGATGAAGACTAG CACCATATTCGTACAAGCATTGGTTGTTACATTCTTCAGCAGTTTCTCAGATAGTGGAATGGAGTCTGCTTTCTTG TACTTTTTGAAAGCACGTTTTGGATTTGACAAGAAACAGTTTGCTGATCTCTTGTTGTTGGTTACTATCGTTGGATCTATCTCTCAA CTCTTTGTACTACCAAGATTTGCATCTGCCATTGGAGAACGCAAGCTTTTATCAACAGGACTTTTTATGGAATTCATAAAC ATGGCCATTGTCAGCATTTCTTGGGCACCATGG GTTCCTTATTTAACCACTATCTTTGTACCTGGAGCCTTGTTTGTGATGCCGTCA GTTTGTGGTATTGCCTCAAGACAGGTCGGACCTGGCGAGCAG GGAAAGGTGCAAGGATGCATATCTGGAGTGAGGTCGTTTGGCAAAGTCTGTGGGCCATTTGTATTCAGTCCATTGACAG CATTGTTTCTTTCGGAAAATGCACCGTTCTATTTCCCTGGATTCAGCCTTCTTTGCGTCTCCTTGTCCTCG TTGGTCGGGTTCTTTCAAAGTCTATTGATTGAAGATGTTCCTATTCCACCATTGAGCAAAGCAATCAACAAGACCTCAGGGGACGAAGTGTGA
- the LOC104747499 gene encoding uncharacterized protein LOC104747499 isoform X3, translating into MENEIGGLRHMLTTVFLSGFAGFMVVPVITDVTVAAVCSGPGDSCSLAVYLTGFQQVAIGMGTMIMMPVIGNLSDRYGIKTILTLPMCLSIIPPVILAFRRDTKFFYVFYISKILTAMVCEGTVDCLAYAYVAENIHGSRRISAFGILAGIKTISGLFGTLVARFLSIALVFQVSAISFLVGLVYMRVFLKERLNVEEDNDHNHGTHDQDVGRLTEPILSNTPIKTRVFHKKYSSLKDMISLMKTSTIFVQALVVTFFSSFSDSGMESAFLYFLKARFGFDKKQFADLLLLVTIVGSISQLFVLPRFASAIGERKLLSTGLFMEFINMAIVSISWAPWVPYLTTIFVPGALFVMPFVVLPQDRSDLASRERCKDAYLE; encoded by the exons ATGGAGAACGAAATTGGAGGGCTGAGACACATGTTGACGACGGTCTTCCTTTCTGGCTTCGCCGGATTCATGGTAGTACCTGTCATTACCGACGTCACCGTTGCTGCCGTGTGCTCCGGTCCAGGCGACTCATGTTCTCTGGCCGTTTACCTCACTGGTTTCCAACAAGTG GCAATAGGGATGGGGACGATGATAATGATGCCGGTAATTGGGAATCTATCAGACAGATATGGGATTAAAACAATCCTTACACTTCCTATGTGTCTCTCCATTATTCCTCCTG TAATTTTAGCGTTCAGAAGGGATACAAAATTCTTCTATGTGTTTTATATAAGCAAGATTCTGACCGCTATGGTATGCGAAGGAACTGTCGACTGCCTCGCTTATGCTTATGTG GCAGAAAATATTCACGGCAGTAGAAGAATATCAGCATTTGGTATTTTAGCTGGTATCAAAACAATCTCAGGACTTTTCGGAACATTAGTTGCTCGTTTTCTATCCATAGCTTTGGTTTTTCAG GTTTCTGCTATATCATTTCTCGTTGGTCTGGTGTACATGAGAGTTTTCCTAAAGGAAAGGCTCAACgttgaagaagataatgatCATAATCATGGTACGCATGATCAAGATGTCGGAAGGTTAACAGAGCCGATTCTGAGCAACACACCCATTAAAACACGTGTCTTTCACAAGAAGTATTCTTCATTGAAAGATATGATCAGCTTGATGAAGACTAG CACCATATTCGTACAAGCATTGGTTGTTACATTCTTCAGCAGTTTCTCAGATAGTGGAATGGAGTCTGCTTTCTTG TACTTTTTGAAAGCACGTTTTGGATTTGACAAGAAACAGTTTGCTGATCTCTTGTTGTTGGTTACTATCGTTGGATCTATCTCTCAA CTCTTTGTACTACCAAGATTTGCATCTGCCATTGGAGAACGCAAGCTTTTATCAACAGGACTTTTTATGGAATTCATAAAC ATGGCCATTGTCAGCATTTCTTGGGCACCATGG GTTCCTTATTTAACCACTATCTTTGTACCTGGAGCCTTGTTTGTGATGCC GTTTGTGGTATTGCCTCAAGACAGGTCGGACCTGGCGAGCAG GGAAAGGTGCAAGGATGCATATCTGGAGTGA
- the LOC104747499 gene encoding uncharacterized protein LOC104747499 isoform X1 has product MENEIGGLRHMLTTVFLSGFAGFMVVPVITDVTVAAVCSGPGDSCSLAVYLTGFQQVAIGMGTMIMMPVIGNLSDRYGIKTILTLPMCLSIIPPVILAFRRDTKFFYVFYISKILTAMVCEGTVDCLAYAYVAENIHGSRRISAFGILAGIKTISGLFGTLVARFLSIALVFQVSAISFLVGLVYMRVFLKERLNVEEDNDHNHGTHDQDVGRLTEPILSNTPIKTRVFHKKYSSLKDMISLMKTSTIFVQALVVTFFSSFSDSGMESAFLYFLKARFGFDKKQFADLLLLVTIVGSISQLFVLPRFASAIGERKLLSTGLFMEFINMAIVSISWAPWVPYLTTIFVPGALFVMPSVCGIASRQVGPGEQGKVQGCISGVRSFGKVCGPFVFSPLTALFLSENAPFYFPGFSLLCVSLSSLVGFFQSLLIEDVPIPPLSKAINKTSGDEV; this is encoded by the exons ATGGAGAACGAAATTGGAGGGCTGAGACACATGTTGACGACGGTCTTCCTTTCTGGCTTCGCCGGATTCATGGTAGTACCTGTCATTACCGACGTCACCGTTGCTGCCGTGTGCTCCGGTCCAGGCGACTCATGTTCTCTGGCCGTTTACCTCACTGGTTTCCAACAAGTG GCAATAGGGATGGGGACGATGATAATGATGCCGGTAATTGGGAATCTATCAGACAGATATGGGATTAAAACAATCCTTACACTTCCTATGTGTCTCTCCATTATTCCTCCTG TAATTTTAGCGTTCAGAAGGGATACAAAATTCTTCTATGTGTTTTATATAAGCAAGATTCTGACCGCTATGGTATGCGAAGGAACTGTCGACTGCCTCGCTTATGCTTATGTG GCAGAAAATATTCACGGCAGTAGAAGAATATCAGCATTTGGTATTTTAGCTGGTATCAAAACAATCTCAGGACTTTTCGGAACATTAGTTGCTCGTTTTCTATCCATAGCTTTGGTTTTTCAG GTTTCTGCTATATCATTTCTCGTTGGTCTGGTGTACATGAGAGTTTTCCTAAAGGAAAGGCTCAACgttgaagaagataatgatCATAATCATGGTACGCATGATCAAGATGTCGGAAGGTTAACAGAGCCGATTCTGAGCAACACACCCATTAAAACACGTGTCTTTCACAAGAAGTATTCTTCATTGAAAGATATGATCAGCTTGATGAAGACTAG CACCATATTCGTACAAGCATTGGTTGTTACATTCTTCAGCAGTTTCTCAGATAGTGGAATGGAGTCTGCTTTCTTG TACTTTTTGAAAGCACGTTTTGGATTTGACAAGAAACAGTTTGCTGATCTCTTGTTGTTGGTTACTATCGTTGGATCTATCTCTCAA CTCTTTGTACTACCAAGATTTGCATCTGCCATTGGAGAACGCAAGCTTTTATCAACAGGACTTTTTATGGAATTCATAAAC ATGGCCATTGTCAGCATTTCTTGGGCACCATGG GTTCCTTATTTAACCACTATCTTTGTACCTGGAGCCTTGTTTGTGATGCCGTCA GTTTGTGGTATTGCCTCAAGACAGGTCGGACCTGGCGAGCAG GGAAAGGTGCAAGGATGCATATCTGGAGTGAGGTCGTTTGGCAAAGTCTGTGGGCCATTTGTATTCAGTCCATTGACAG CATTGTTTCTTTCGGAAAATGCACCGTTCTATTTCCCTGGATTCAGCCTTCTTTGCGTCTCCTTGTCCTCG TTGGTCGGGTTCTTTCAAAGTCTATTGATTGAAGATGTTCCTATTCCACCATTGAGCAAAGCAATCAACAAGACCTCAGGGGACGAAGTGTGA